One region of Gorilla gorilla gorilla isolate KB3781 chromosome 15, NHGRI_mGorGor1-v2.1_pri, whole genome shotgun sequence genomic DNA includes:
- the FCF1 gene encoding rRNA-processing protein FCF1 homolog isoform X1, whose product MGKQKKTRKYATMKRMLSLRDQRLKEKDRLKPKKKEKKDPSALKEREVPQHPSCLFFQYNTQLGPPYHILVDTNFINFSIKAKLDLVQSMMDCLYAKCIPCITDCVMAEIEKLGQKYRVALRIAKDPRFERLPCTHKGTYADDCLVQRVTQHKCYIVATVDRDLKRRIRKIPGVPIMYISNHRYNIERMPDDYGAPRF is encoded by the exons ATG gggaagcaaaagaaaacaaggaagtatGCGACCATGAAGCGAATGCTTAGTCTCAGAGATCAGAGGCT TAAAGAAAAGGATAGATTAAaacctaaaaagaaagaaaagaaggatccCAGCGCGTTAAAGGAAAGAGAAGT tcCCCAACACCCTTCCTGCTTATTTTTCCAATATAATACACAGCTGGGCCCACCTTACCACATCCTCGTTGATACCAACTTTATCAACTTTTCCATAAAAGCCAAACTGGACTTAGTGCAGTCAATGATGGACTGTCTGTATGCCAAGT GTATCCCATGTATAACCGATTGTGTAATGGCTGAAATTGAGAAATTGGGGCAGAAGTATCGAGTGGCTCTAAG GATTGCCAAGGATCCAAGATTTGAACGATTACCATGTACACACAAAGGAACCTATGCAGATGACTGCTTAGTACAGAGAGTAACTCAG CATAAGTGTTACATTGTGGCCACAGTTGACCGGGACCTTAAAAGAAGAATCCGTAAGATTCCTGGAGTTCCTATCATGTACATTTCTAACCATAG ATACAACATTGAACGGATGCCAGATGATTATGGAGCCCCTCGATTCTAA
- the FCF1 gene encoding rRNA-processing protein FCF1 homolog isoform X4 has translation MGKQKKTRKYATMKRMLSLRDQRLPQHPSCLFFQYNTQLGPPYHILVDTNFINFSIKAKLDLVQSMMDCLYAKCIPCITDCVMAEIEKLGQKYRVALRIAKDPRFERLPCTHKGTYADDCLVQRVTQHKCYIVATVDRDLKRRIRKIPGVPIMYISNHRYNIERMPDDYGAPRF, from the exons ATG gggaagcaaaagaaaacaaggaagtatGCGACCATGAAGCGAATGCTTAGTCTCAGAGATCAGAGGCT tcCCCAACACCCTTCCTGCTTATTTTTCCAATATAATACACAGCTGGGCCCACCTTACCACATCCTCGTTGATACCAACTTTATCAACTTTTCCATAAAAGCCAAACTGGACTTAGTGCAGTCAATGATGGACTGTCTGTATGCCAAGT GTATCCCATGTATAACCGATTGTGTAATGGCTGAAATTGAGAAATTGGGGCAGAAGTATCGAGTGGCTCTAAG GATTGCCAAGGATCCAAGATTTGAACGATTACCATGTACACACAAAGGAACCTATGCAGATGACTGCTTAGTACAGAGAGTAACTCAG CATAAGTGTTACATTGTGGCCACAGTTGACCGGGACCTTAAAAGAAGAATCCGTAAGATTCCTGGAGTTCCTATCATGTACATTTCTAACCATAG ATACAACATTGAACGGATGCCAGATGATTATGGAGCCCCTCGATTCTAA
- the FCF1 gene encoding rRNA-processing protein FCF1 homolog isoform X3 codes for MPKEKDRLKPKKKEKKDPSALKEREVPQHPSCLFFQYNTQLGPPYHILVDTNFINFSIKAKLDLVQSMMDCLYAKCIPCITDCVMAEIEKLGQKYRVALRIAKDPRFERLPCTHKGTYADDCLVQRVTQHKCYIVATVDRDLKRRIRKIPGVPIMYISNHRYNIERMPDDYGAPRF; via the exons ATGCC TAAAGAAAAGGATAGATTAAaacctaaaaagaaagaaaagaaggatccCAGCGCGTTAAAGGAAAGAGAAGT tcCCCAACACCCTTCCTGCTTATTTTTCCAATATAATACACAGCTGGGCCCACCTTACCACATCCTCGTTGATACCAACTTTATCAACTTTTCCATAAAAGCCAAACTGGACTTAGTGCAGTCAATGATGGACTGTCTGTATGCCAAGT GTATCCCATGTATAACCGATTGTGTAATGGCTGAAATTGAGAAATTGGGGCAGAAGTATCGAGTGGCTCTAAG GATTGCCAAGGATCCAAGATTTGAACGATTACCATGTACACACAAAGGAACCTATGCAGATGACTGCTTAGTACAGAGAGTAACTCAG CATAAGTGTTACATTGTGGCCACAGTTGACCGGGACCTTAAAAGAAGAATCCGTAAGATTCCTGGAGTTCCTATCATGTACATTTCTAACCATAG ATACAACATTGAACGGATGCCAGATGATTATGGAGCCCCTCGATTCTAA
- the FCF1 gene encoding rRNA-processing protein FCF1 homolog isoform X2 yields the protein MKRMLSLRDQRLKEKDRLKPKKKEKKDPSALKEREVPQHPSCLFFQYNTQLGPPYHILVDTNFINFSIKAKLDLVQSMMDCLYAKCIPCITDCVMAEIEKLGQKYRVALRIAKDPRFERLPCTHKGTYADDCLVQRVTQHKCYIVATVDRDLKRRIRKIPGVPIMYISNHRYNIERMPDDYGAPRF from the exons ATGAAGCGAATGCTTAGTCTCAGAGATCAGAGGCT TAAAGAAAAGGATAGATTAAaacctaaaaagaaagaaaagaaggatccCAGCGCGTTAAAGGAAAGAGAAGT tcCCCAACACCCTTCCTGCTTATTTTTCCAATATAATACACAGCTGGGCCCACCTTACCACATCCTCGTTGATACCAACTTTATCAACTTTTCCATAAAAGCCAAACTGGACTTAGTGCAGTCAATGATGGACTGTCTGTATGCCAAGT GTATCCCATGTATAACCGATTGTGTAATGGCTGAAATTGAGAAATTGGGGCAGAAGTATCGAGTGGCTCTAAG GATTGCCAAGGATCCAAGATTTGAACGATTACCATGTACACACAAAGGAACCTATGCAGATGACTGCTTAGTACAGAGAGTAACTCAG CATAAGTGTTACATTGTGGCCACAGTTGACCGGGACCTTAAAAGAAGAATCCGTAAGATTCCTGGAGTTCCTATCATGTACATTTCTAACCATAG ATACAACATTGAACGGATGCCAGATGATTATGGAGCCCCTCGATTCTAA
- the FCF1 gene encoding rRNA-processing protein FCF1 homolog isoform X5, with protein MKRMLSLRDQRLPQHPSCLFFQYNTQLGPPYHILVDTNFINFSIKAKLDLVQSMMDCLYAKCIPCITDCVMAEIEKLGQKYRVALRIAKDPRFERLPCTHKGTYADDCLVQRVTQHKCYIVATVDRDLKRRIRKIPGVPIMYISNHRYNIERMPDDYGAPRF; from the exons ATGAAGCGAATGCTTAGTCTCAGAGATCAGAGGCT tcCCCAACACCCTTCCTGCTTATTTTTCCAATATAATACACAGCTGGGCCCACCTTACCACATCCTCGTTGATACCAACTTTATCAACTTTTCCATAAAAGCCAAACTGGACTTAGTGCAGTCAATGATGGACTGTCTGTATGCCAAGT GTATCCCATGTATAACCGATTGTGTAATGGCTGAAATTGAGAAATTGGGGCAGAAGTATCGAGTGGCTCTAAG GATTGCCAAGGATCCAAGATTTGAACGATTACCATGTACACACAAAGGAACCTATGCAGATGACTGCTTAGTACAGAGAGTAACTCAG CATAAGTGTTACATTGTGGCCACAGTTGACCGGGACCTTAAAAGAAGAATCCGTAAGATTCCTGGAGTTCCTATCATGTACATTTCTAACCATAG ATACAACATTGAACGGATGCCAGATGATTATGGAGCCCCTCGATTCTAA